The Desulfovibrio aminophilus DNA segment GATGGAATTTCCAGGTGTACAACAGCCTGCTGCGCAACAGGATCAGCGCCTGGCCGAGGCCGCGCCCCCGCCCGCGCCGGTTGGAAACCCCGGTGGACAGCCCCTCGGCGTGGAGCACCTGGGCCCGGGGCGACCAGCACAGCTCCCAGCGGCCCGGGGACCGCGCGGCCCGCGCCGCCCAGTCCAGCTCCTCGCAATAGAGGAAATAGGCCTCCTCCATGAGCCCCACGTGCAACAGGAATTCCCGCCGGATGAACACGCTGGCCCCGTTGACGTAGTCCAGCCGTCCGGGCGGGTCCTGGGGCTCCGCGCCCAGGGGCAGACGCGCGCCGTCGCCGTGCAGCCCGCCCCGGCCCCACAGGGGGGCGAACCAGCCGCCGCCGAAGCACTGCACCACCTCGGGGTCGTCCATGTAGCGCGTCAGCGCGCCGCACAGGCCGCAGCCTTCGTGCGCGGCCATGTGGTCCAGGAGCGCCGAGGCGGCGTCGGGAAAGACCGTGGTGTCGCTGTTCAGCAGCCAGACGTAGGGCGCGCCGGACGCCAGGGCCAGCCGGAGCCCGACGTTGTTCCCGCCCGCGTAGCCGAGATTGGCCCCGGTGTCGATGAGCACGATCCGTTCATCGCCGGACAACGCCCCGGCCTCGGCCTGGGTCCGGGAAAGGCGCAGCAGCCCTCCGCGTCCGGGGTCTTCCCCGGCCCAGCGCGCCAGGGCCTCCAGGGAATCGTCCGGCGAGCCGTTGTCGCAGATGACCAGCCGCTCCGGGGGCTCGCTGGAGGCAAGGAGGCTCTCGGCGCAGCGCACCGTGTCGCGCCGGCGTCCATAGTTGAGCACCAGGGCCCAGTAGGGCCGGTTCATGCCGCCTCCCCCTTCGGTTCCGTCTCAATTCCCCGGCCGGACCGGCGCCGCCTCCCGGCCGCGCCCGGCCGCGCTTCCGGCCCGGCGCATGCGCACCCACACGACCAGCCCGATGCAGCTCAGGCCCAGCACGAAGGCGTACTGCATGATGGCGATGCCCAGGGCCACGTCCTTGGAGACCCCGAGGGCGGCCAGAAACACGATGTGGGCCTTCTCGCGCACGCCGATGCCGTTGAAGGAGATGGGCAGGCTGGTGAGCAGCGTGACGACCGAAACCGAGCCGAACAGCTCCCAGAAGCCGGGAGATGCGGCGCCCGTCAGCCGGATGTACTCCATGTACATGACGGTCAGGCCCGCGAGCATGAGAAAGCCCACCACATAGGCCGCCAGAAAGACGCCGGGCGTGACGCAGGCCCGGAAGCCGGTCACCAGGGCCAGCAGGCCGTCCAAAAGCCGGGCGGCCCAGGGGCGGCCGCCCAGAAGCCAGTTCAGGACGCGCTTCATGGGGGCCAGCAGGGCCAGGAGTCCCAGGGCGAGGAGCAGGGCCGCGGCCAGGCACAGCCGTCCGGCGTGCAGCATTTCCGGCCCCGCGGCCGGGCCCAGGAACAGCGGCAGGCAGGAGAAGCTGGCGATGACGAGCAGGCCCAGGACCTTGTCGAAGAGCACGGACACGCCCGCCCCGAGAAAGGTCGAATCGCGGCCGGTGTAGTAGATGCGCACCGCGTCCTGGCCCACCAGGGCGGGCATGAAGTTGTTGAACAGGAACCCCACGAAGGTGATCTTGAGCAGGGCCCAATAGGGCAGGCCGCTGCGCAGCACGCCCAGGACGAGCCACCAGCGGGACACCACCAGGAGCTGGATGGCCACGATGATCCCGAAGGAGAGCAGGATGAAGCCCAGGGGCAGCCCGGCCAGATGCCGCAGGGAGGCCCCCACGCTGGCGTCGGTGAGGGCGTAGCGCAGCAGGGCCAGGGACACGAGCACCTGGGCCGCGACCGCCAGAAGCTTGCCGGAGAGCCGGCGCGGGCGCAGCCGTCGCGCCGCCCGGCCGATGCGCTCGCGGGCCTCAGTCCGCACCGGCGTCCACCTCGCGTGCGCGCGGGTCGCGCGGGGGGTACACCGCGCGCCGCACCCGGCGGATGGCGATCTCCACGAAGGAATGCATCACGGAGAGCAGGTTGCGCATGGTCAGGGCCGTGGCCTCCTTGCCCTTGCGGTCCGTGGCCCCCTTGTGCCGGATCTGCATGTAGGTGATGTCCTCGTCCAGGAGCCGGGTCACGATGTCCGCCTGGAACCCGAAGCCATAGGAGATGGGCGGATAGCGCATGACGTGGTAGCGCAGGAACACGGGCAGGGCGTTGTAGTACTTGATGTCGTTGCCGCTGATGCGGTTCACCAGCCAGGTGAAGAGCATGGAGATGCGCTTGCGCAGGGGCGACTTGCCGCCCACGTCACGCTGCACCTGATAGGGAATGACCATGTCCGCCGCGCCCGCGTGGCTGAAGATGTGCTTCAGGGCCTCGAAGGTCTCCGGGTTGTCGCCGCAGCACAGGCGGTAGTATCTGCCTGTTCCCAGGTACGCGCCCTCCACGAAGTTGTTCGCCAGGCCGCGGTTCTTCTCGTTGGGACAGAAGCGGATGTTCTTGCCCGGGCGCTCCGCCACGAAGGCGCGGATGATCTCGGCGGAACCGTCGCGCGAGCAGTCGTCGATGACGATGATCTCCCAGTCCTTGCCGGAGGCCTCCAGGGCCGCGGCCACGGTTTCGAGCGTCTGCCCGATGAACGCGGCCTCGTTGTAGCACGTGACCAGGATGGTCAGCTCGTGCTCGTGCTCCAGGGGATCCCTCACCATGACCAGCAGCCCGCCAAGCTAAAGCAGCCCGTCCCCGCGGGAGAACGAGAGGTAATGGTACGCGCTGCCCCACAGGTCGGCCAGCCCGCCGGCCTTCACGGCCGCGCGGAAGGTTCCGGCGTCCTCGAGGGGCAGGGCCTCGTGCACGGCCTTCAGACAGGCGGCCAGGCCCGCGAGATTCTCGTCGCGCGCGGCCGCCAGCCACTCCGCCAGGGGCCCGCGCAGGGCCACGGCCTCCAGGCCGCGCACGCCGTCCGTGTAGTCCGAAATGGCCAAAGCCAGTTCCTCCAGCCCGGCCACCACCTCGGGACCGGCCGCGCCGTCGGCCTCGAAGCCGGGGCGGGCGGGCTTGCCCGTGAGCATGCTGCCCAGGCGTCCGCGCCACTGCTCCAGGACCGCGGCGTTGCGGCCGCCGGGGGCGGGTACGTCCTTATACCAACGCATGGCCTCCTCGGCAAACCAGCGCGGCGAGGTGGAGAGGAACTCCGCTCCGGCGGATTCGATGACCGGCAGCAGCTCGCCGTAGCTCCACAGGTAGCGGTCGGCGTAGAAGGGATTCACCAGCAGGTCCTTCCACCAGGCGGCGAAGGGACGGCTGGCCTTGATGCGGCCGAAGGCCTCCCCGAACAGCTCCTGGGCGATGCCCAGGGACTCCTCGGAGCGGAACCCGGCCCCGCTCAGCTCGCAGGCGCGGTACAGGGCCAGCCGCTTGTGCAGCTCGATGAGCCCGCCGAAGCGGCAGTTGAAGGAAATGACGCCGATGCCGCCGGGAGCCAGCAGACGGCAGATCTTGGCCGCCAGCTCGGCCTTGTTGGGCAGGGTGAACAGGAAGCCCTCGGCCAGCACGAGATTGAACTTGCCGTCCTCCGGGAAGTCGTCGATGCCCAGGGAGGAGACCTCGGCCAGCCGCCCGGTGAGGCCGAAGACCTCGAACACGTCGCGCAGCCGCTGATGGACCTGCTCGTTGGGCTCCACCAGGGTCAGCTCCGCGCCGCACAGGGCCAGGACCACGGCGTTCTCGCCGGAGTTGCAGCCGAACTCCAGCACCTTCTGGCCGGAGAGGAGCCCGAGGGGGATGCCCAGGTGCCCGGAATAGAGATTGCGGCGCTTGGCCGCGTGCGAGGCCAGGGCCTCGGGCGTGGCCAGATCGATGGGCACGGGGTTGAAGTGGTTCTTGCGGTAGTAGTCCAGCAGGGATGCGGCCTGGTCGCTCATGGAAATCCTCCTGGACCGCGCGGCGGCGCGGCCCGGGCTTGCGTTCAATCGGTTCCGGCTCCGGGGACGAGAAGCGAGAGGCGGGGATGCAGCCCGGACAGGCGGCGGGCGATGTTCCGCGCCAGCTCCGGCGGGAAGCCCAGGAACACGGCCGAATCCCCGGGGGCGTCGGCCGGGCCGATGATGGGCAGGCCCAGATGCGTCTTGCCCCAGCGCTGCGCGTCCTCGTCGACGAAGAAATCCACCTGCCCGGCCAGCACCTGGGCCAGCCAGGTTCCGGCGATGGCCGTGCCGAACACGCCGAACCGGCCGCCGCGCGCGTGCAGGGCGGCGGCCTCGGCTCCGGCTTCGTCCGCGGCTCCGGCCAGCCAATCCAGGCCCCCGGAGGCCAGGGCCAAACCCCGGGCAGCGTCGCCCGCCCCGGAATCCGCCGGGCCGCCGGAACGGGGACGCGCGATGACGCCCACCTCCTTGGCCATCCAGGCCGGCCCCAGGGCCGCCACCTCGTACCCGGCCTGTTCCACGGCCCGGGTCAGGGTCTCGGCGAAGAAGTGACCGCAATGGTCCACCACGGCGAAATCGAAAAAGCTCTGGGCCAGGTCCGGCACCATGACCAGGAGCGCGCCGTCCGGCTTGAGCAGACGGCGGACCCGCGCCAGCTCGGCCACGGGATCGGGCATGTGCTCGAGCACGTAGATCATGCTCACCGCGTCGTAGACGCCCTGGACCTCGTCCAGCCCGCCGCAGTGGAAGGCGCGCACGCCGTCGCGGGCGAGGACCTCGCCGCGCCGCTGGGCGCAATGGTCCTGCCCGGCGAGGGTCCAGCCCGGCCGGGCCGCGTGGAAGGCGGAGAGAAAGGCCCCGCCGCCGCAGCCCACGTCCAGCAGGTCGCCGGTTTCCGGCAGGTCCACGCCCCCGGGGCCGAGCATGCCCCGGATGAGCCGGGACGTGCGCGGGGCCGGGCCGCCGGAGTCGAACACCACCTGCTCCGAGCCGTTGCTCAGGTGGTACATGACGTAGTCGGAGTAGACGGCCTCGGCGTCGGCCCGCCACTGGGCGTCCAGGCGCTTCTGCACGTGGCCGCAGACCTCGCAGCAGAGGATCGCGCCCATGCGCGGCCAGGGCTTCACGTCGCTGGTCACGCCGGGAAATTCCGAGAAGGGGGCTCCGGGCCGCACCTCGCGGGCCGCGCCGCCGCACAGCACGCAGCGATCAGTGGACGGACTCATGGACGGGCCTCCCGCGAGGCTTCGGCGGCCAGCTCGAAGGCCCGGCGCACCACGACCTCCGGCGCGGGGGCCGGGCCGGACATGGCCAGGGCCGTGTGGGCCGGGGCGAACAGCCCGCGCCCGGCGCAGGAGACGGGCCGGACCAGCGCGGGGTCAGCCCCCAGCGCTTCCGCCCCGATGCGGGCGGCCTCGAAATAGGTGATGTCGCGCGCGGCCGAAAGATGGAAAACCCCGGGCGCGCGGTCCCGGGCCGCTCCCAGCAGGGCGCGGGCGGCCTCGGCCTCGCTCACCGGGGCCATGCGCATGTCCTCGAAGGCCTCCACCGGCTGTCCGGCCAGCAGGTCCGAGGTCCAGCGGCGGATGAGCCCGTTCCCGCCGTCGAGCACCTTGGTGATGCGCAGCACGGCGGCTCCGCCGGGCAGCTCGCGCAGGAGCGCGGCCTCGGTCTCGGCCTTGAGCCCGCCGTAGACGGTCACGGGATTCGTCGGATCGCCGGGCGCGGGCATGGGGGCGGAGCCGTCGAAGACCTGGCTCGTGGAGGGGAAGACCACGAAGAATCCCCGTCCGGCCAGCAGCCGGGCCAGGGTCAGGGTGGCCTCCAGGTTGAGCCGCCGGGCCCGCGCCGGATCGGCCTCGCAGGCCGCAGTATCGGTCAGGGCCGCCAGGATCAGGGCCGCGCCGCCCGGCCCGGGGTCCGGCAGACGCCAGGAGCCGGGCGGCGTTTCCAGGTTCACGTAGTACGGGCCGGAGTCCTCGCGGCTGGTGGCCGTCAGGCCGTCCTCCCCGGCCGCCGCGGCGATGACCGCGTGGCCCAGGCAGCCTTCGGCCCCCACGAGCAGCGTCACGCGGCCCGGACGCATCACTTCGGCCCCACGCACAGCCCGATGAGGTAGTGGGCCATGGGATAGAACCCGGTGTGCACCACCTCGTCGTTCATGCTGAACAGGAACACGTTGTGGAAGAAGTCCCGCAGGAGCGCCCGGAAGGGCTTGTGGCTCATGCAGTTCACGTGGCCTTCCTTGCTGGCGGGCGAGGCGTAGGCCTGGCTTTCCAGGCTCGGCATGCCCACGATGAGCACGCCCTGGGGGGTCAGGCTCCCGGCCAGGTTGCCCACGAAGGTCCGCTCGTGGCGGGCCTCGATGTGCTCGATGACGTCCAGGGTGTAGGCCGCGTCGAACTTGCCGTCCGGCGCGCCGGAGACCACCGGCCCGGCGAGGATGTCGTGCTCGCGGCACTCCATGTCCCACTTGCCGGTGCAGCGTTCGCGCGCGTCCTCGATGAACACCGGATCGAAGTCCGTGCAGACCAGGCTGCCCACCTCGGCCCGCACGATGCGCGAGCCGAAGGCGTCGGCGCAACCCAGTTCCAGCACGCGGTTCTTGCCCGTGAGCATCTTGGCCACGAACTTGTAGCGCGAGAGCAGGAACACGAGGCGCTTGGGATCGTCGCGCCAGACCTGGTTGCTCATCAGGCCGAAGCGCGCCAGCCCTTCACAGGCGGCGATCTCCAGCGTCTCCTGGTACTGCGGCTCGCGGGTCTTCTTTGTCATGCGGGCACCTACATCTTGATGAGCACCCGGCCGGCCTGCCCGGTGCGCACCGTGTCCAGGGCGTCGTTGATGTCCTCCAGCGCGAACTCGTGGGTCACGAGCCCGTCCAGGCTCACCCGGCCCTGCTTGACCAGGTTGATCATGCGCGGGATGTCCAGCGCGGGCAGGCAGGAGCCGCCCTCCGAGCCCTTGAGCACCTTCTTGAAGTGCAGCGGCAGGGTGTAGATGTTCACCTTGTCGCCCTTGGTGGGCACGCCCACCAGGATGGTGCGGCCGTCGGCGTGGGTCAGGTCGTAGCACAGCTCGATGATCCGCGCGTTGCCCGTGGTGTCGATGACCACGTCGGCCCCGGCCTCGCCCACGATCTTTTTGATCTCGGCGGCGATGTCGGCCACGTTCCTGGAGTTGAAGGCATGGGTGGCGCCGAACTTCCTGGCCATCTCGGCCTTCTCGTCGGAGAGGTCCACGCCGATGACCGGGTTGCCGCCCACCAGGGCCGCCAGCTGGACGATGTTCAGGCCCACGCCGCCCACGCCGAAGACGACCACGCTCTGGCCGATCTTCACCTGGGCGTCGTTGTTGATGACGCCCATGGCCGTGGTCACGGCGCAGCCCAGGAGCGGCACCAGGCGGGGATCGAAGTCCTCGGCCACGGGGGTCATGCGGTTCTCGCTGATGATCGCGTGGCGGCAGAAGGTGGTCACCCAGCCCGCGTTCACCACCTTGCCGTTCCAATCGTACTTGGGCGGCTCGCACTGCAGGCCGGTGCCCGGCCGCCAGTGCAGGCAGACACGCTGGCCGGGCTTGACCGTCTTCACGCCCGGGCCGATCTCCAGCACCTCGGCCACGGCCTCGTGGCCCAGCAGGTGCGGCAGGAACTTGTCCGGGCCCTTGGCGCCCGCGATCTCGTTGAGCTGCGCGCCGCAGATGCCGGAGTACATGATCTTCACCAGCACCTGGCCGAAGGACAGGCTCTCGGGCAGGCCGATCTCGGCCACGGCCAGGGGCTTCTTCTGCTCCACCAGGATGGCGGCGGTGGTCTTCTTCACTTGCATGACGGGCTCCTCGCGGTGCTATTCGAAGTAGATGAACTCGTAGTCGCCGGTGTAGCCGAAGTGGCGGTACAGCCAGATCCACTCCGCGGTGTCGAAGAAGCTCTCGCAGGTCAGCGCCCAGCACTGCACGTTGAACAGCTCCTGCTCGTTGCGGTAGCTCTCGAGCATCACATAGGCCTGCTTGCCCACGCGCTCGATCTCGGCCAGGGCGGTCTTCAGCTCGAAGATGCGCAGGTTGTGCAGGGTGGCCAGGGAGATGACCAGGTCGAAGGACTTGTCGCCGAAGGGGTAGGCGTCCTGGGCCCGGTAGCGGAACAGGGTGGCCTTCTCCTTCACCTCGTCGGTGTTGGAGGCCAGGCCGTGGTTGGAGATGTCGAAGCCGACGATCTCAAGGCCGGGCTCGAGGAGCAGCATCTCGTGCAGCAGGAAGCCCTTGCCGCAGCCCACGTCGAGCACGCGGGAACCGGCCTTCAGGCCGTAGGTCTCGATCATGGCCTTGGCCACGGGGGCCCAGCGGCCGGGCATGTAGCGGTAGCCGCCGTAGCCGAAGCGGCGGTCGCCGTCCCAGTAGTCGAACTCGTATTCCTTGGCCTTGAGCATGCACGTCACCTTGTCGTCGACCATGCGGCCGATGTAGTCGCGCTTGGTGGCCTTGTGCAGCGGGGTCACGAAGTTGCGAAGCTGTCCCATGTGTTCCTCCGAAGTTTGCAGGGAATAGTGTTTCCGCGTCAGGCCAACAGGCCCTTCACGGCCTCCGCCACGGCCTTCTGATCGATGCCGAAACGGCTCATGAGCTGGTTCTGGGCGCCGTACTTGTCGGGGAAAACGTCCGGGATGCCCAGACGCTTGAAACGCGGCTGCCGCGCGAAGGGCGTCTCGGCCAGCAGTTCGGCCGCGGCGCCGCCCAGGCCGCCCACGACCGTGTGCTCCTCCACGCTGACCACGGCGCGCACCCCCCCGGCCATGTCCAGGAAGAGTTCCGAGTCGAAGGGCTTCACCGTGTGCATGTGCAGGATGGAGCAGGAAATCCCCTCCCCGGCCAGTTCGTCGGCTGCGGCCTTGGCCGGGCCCAGGGTCACGCCGGTGCAGAGGATGAGCGCGTCGGTCCCTCGGCGGATCTCCATGCCCTTGCCGAGCACGAAGGGGATGGCCGGGTCGGAGACGATGGGGTCGTAGCCCTTGGCCAGCCGGATGTAGAGCGGCCCCGGCCAGTCCACGGTCTGGGGCATCATGCGCTCCATCTCCTCGGCGTCGGCCACGGCCACGATGGCCATGTTCGGCAGGGCCCGGAAGATGGCGATGTCCTCGATGGCCAGGTGCGTGGAGCCCAGCGGGGCGTACACCAGGCCGCCGCCGTTGCCGATGAGCCGCACGTCGGCCTTGTGCAGGCAGAGGTCCAGCGCCACCTGCTCGAAGCAGCGCCGGGTCAGGAAGGTGGCGATGGTGTTCACGTAGACGATGCGCCCGTCGAAGGCCAGCCCGGCGGCCATGCCGATGGCGTGGGCCTCGTTGATGCCCTCCATGATGAAGCGCTCGGGCAGCTCCTCGCGGAACTTCTTCAGGGTGCCGAAGCCCAGGTCCGAGCCCAGGAAGACGATGCGCTCGTCCTTGCGGGCCAGCTCATGGACCATGTTGAGACACTTGCCGCGCATCCTACGCACCCTCCTTCAGCGGGAAGGCCGCGCGCAGCCCGGCCATGTCCTCGTCGGTGAACTTGCTCTTGTGGTGCCAGGTGAGGTTGTTCTCCGAGGGAACGTAGCCCTTGCCCTTCACCGTGTGGCAGATGACGCAGGAGGGCTTGCCGGGCTCCAGGGGCTTCTTGAACGCCTCGCGCAGGGCGCGGAGGTCGTGCCCGTCCACCTCGGTCACGGCGAAGCCGAAGGCCCGCCACTTGTCGGCCAGGGGCTCCAGGTTCTGCACCTCGAAGGTGGTGTCGTAGGACTGCTGCTTGTTGTAGTCCACGATGGCCCAGAGGTTGTCGAGCTTGCGGTTTCCGGCGGAGAGCGCCGCCTCCCACACGCTGCCCTCGTTGATCTCGCCGTCGCCCATGGCCACGTACACGCGGCTGTCGCGGCGGTCGAGACGGGCGGAGACGGCCATGCCCACGCCGATGGACAGGCCGTGGCCCAGGGCCCCGGTGCTGGCCTCCACGCCGGGCACCTTGCCCGCCTCCGGGTGGCCGCCCAGAATGCCGTCGTAGGCGCAGAAGCGGCACAGCTCGTCGGCCGGGAAGAAGCCCTTGTCGGCCAGGACCACGTACAGCGCCAGGCAGCCGTGCCCCTTGCTCAGGATGAAGCGGTCGCGCTTGGGATCCCTGGGGTTCTTCGGGTCGATGCGCAGGATGTCGTCATAGAGCACCCGCACGATCTCGATGAGCGAGAACGTGCTGCCCACGTGCCCGCGCCGGGAATGTTCGAAAATCTCCACCACGTCCCGGCGCAGCTTCCTGCCCCGATCGTCCAGGGGCGTCAGCCCGCCGGGCTGGGTCTCAATGCACACCGTCTGTCGCATCCATGATCCTCGCTTGCTCCAACATGGCGCGGGCCTTGGCCAGCTGCGCCCCGCGCCGGGCCGAATCGTCGTCCGCGCAGGCCGAGCCCGCCGCGAAACGCCGCCGGGCGTCCGCGCCGCGCAGAAACTCGTTCAACAGGATGAGGCACCATTTGATCCCGTACAGGGGATACACCGCGCCGACGCGGTCCCGCAAGCCGGAATCCTCCCGGCCGAAACGCTCCAGGAACCCCGAGGCGAAACGCCGCCGCAGGTCCCGGGGCAGGTTCATGGCCGGGTGCAGCACGAAATCGCAGAGGGTCTTGGCCGGGTCGTCCCAGCCGAAATACTCGAAGTCCACGAAGCGCAGCCCCTCGCCGGAACGCAGGGCGTTGTGCAGGCCGAAGTCCGAAGGCGAGAGCGTGCGCAGCGCCGACGGCAACTCACGCGACGGGTCGCCTGACATGTCTTCCGCCCGGGCCAAACTCTCCGCCATGAAGGGCGTCAGCGCGCCGGAGAGGTATTCCGCGAGTTCGCGGCCCAGGCAGGCGTCCTCCGGCACGGCCTGGAGCGCGGCCAGCCGCTTGCGCAGGTTGGCGGCCAGGGCGGCCAGGGAGAAGCAGGCCTCGGAGGCGGCCGGAACCTCCGCCGCCTTCGCCTCCGGCAGCTCACGCGCCAGGCGGCGCAGGCCGCACAGGAACTCCAGGCAGGCGTCCATGTCGGCCCCGGAGGCGGGCGTCAGGCCGGCCTGGGAGCCGTCGAGAAAGGTGTACAGGGCCATGCCCCGGGAGGCGTCCCGGGCCACGGGCCGGGCCACGAAGGGGGCCAGGTCCGGCCGACCGGACAGGAGCGAGAGCGCCCGCCACTCCGCGCCCAGCCGGTCGCGGGGGTCGTCGCGGTGCCGGTGGTAGTGCTTGCCCGCGTACTCCCGGCCGGAGACCGTACGCACCTGATAGACGCGGGAGTTGCGGCCGCCATAAATACGCTCACAGGCGGCCAGGGGCTCGCCCGCCAGGGCCCCGAAGTCCGGCGGAACCGCGCCTTCGAGTTCCGCCAGCAGGACGTCGGCGATCTCGTCCCAGGAGCCCAGGCGGCGCACGCCCTCCTGGGCCGCCGCGTCGGCCGCCGGGTCGTAGAGGATGCGCGTGACGCCCCGGGGAAAGGCGGGCTCCGCGAAGGTCTCCTCCAGGTCGTCCACGAAGTGCGTGCAGCCGAGGGCCGCGATGCGCGCCACCTTGGCCTCGCGCGTGGGCTCGAAGAAGACCCGGCCGGGCTCCAGCCCCGTGCCCGGGGCGAAGAAGCCCTGGGCCTCGAGGAACGCCAGCGCGGCCAGGTGGAAGTCCGCGCCGTCGGAGTAGTTGTTGGCCACGCGGGTCTTGTGGCTCACGATGTGGAGCGAAAACACCGCGCCCGCCGCGCGCAGGGCCGAGACGCGGGAAAGGAAGCGGTCCACCCCGGGCATGAGCCGGGCGCGGGGCATGTGCGTGCCGTAGACCAGGGCCTGGAGCCTGCGCCACTCCTGCTCGCCCTGGTCGCCCTTGGCGCGCAGGCGGTCGCGCAGGGCGCGCTTGCCCAGGCCCGGCGAACCCGGCGGCGCCGGAGGGAGGTAGCCCTCCGACACCGCCAGATCACAAAGCAGCTCGTCGTAGCCGACAAGCGTGTTGTCCAGGTCCAGCCCGATGA contains these protein-coding regions:
- a CDS encoding aminoglycoside phosphotransferase family protein, which produces MSPASEIGGGPVIGLDLDNTLVGYDELLCDLAVSEGYLPPAPPGSPGLGKRALRDRLRAKGDQGEQEWRRLQALVYGTHMPRARLMPGVDRFLSRVSALRAAGAVFSLHIVSHKTRVANNYSDGADFHLAALAFLEAQGFFAPGTGLEPGRVFFEPTREAKVARIAALGCTHFVDDLEETFAEPAFPRGVTRILYDPAADAAAQEGVRRLGSWDEIADVLLAELEGAVPPDFGALAGEPLAACERIYGGRNSRVYQVRTVSGREYAGKHYHRHRDDPRDRLGAEWRALSLLSGRPDLAPFVARPVARDASRGMALYTFLDGSQAGLTPASGADMDACLEFLCGLRRLARELPEAKAAEVPAASEACFSLAALAANLRKRLAALQAVPEDACLGRELAEYLSGALTPFMAESLARAEDMSGDPSRELPSALRTLSPSDFGLHNALRSGEGLRFVDFEYFGWDDPAKTLCDFVLHPAMNLPRDLRRRFASGFLERFGREDSGLRDRVGAVYPLYGIKWCLILLNEFLRGADARRRFAAGSACADDDSARRGAQLAKARAMLEQARIMDATDGVH
- a CDS encoding transketolase; this translates as MRQTVCIETQPGGLTPLDDRGRKLRRDVVEIFEHSRRGHVGSTFSLIEIVRVLYDDILRIDPKNPRDPKRDRFILSKGHGCLALYVVLADKGFFPADELCRFCAYDGILGGHPEAGKVPGVEASTGALGHGLSIGVGMAVSARLDRRDSRVYVAMGDGEINEGSVWEAALSAGNRKLDNLWAIVDYNKQQSYDTTFEVQNLEPLADKWRAFGFAVTEVDGHDLRALREAFKKPLEPGKPSCVICHTVKGKGYVPSENNLTWHHKSKFTDEDMAGLRAAFPLKEGA